In Akkermansia muciniphila ATCC BAA-835, the genomic stretch CCCTCATTAAAAAATTCCCGGGAGCGTCCATCACCATCGGCAACGGAGTCACCATCCACTCCCTGACCCGGATGAATCCGGTACTTTCCCATCACACCTGCCTGGCCGCCCTTTCCAATCAGGCAAGCATCATTCTGGAGGACGGCTGCGGCATCAGCGGAGCCACCCTGGTCTGCGTCAACGGCATCCGCATCGGCCGCCACACGCTGATAGGAGCAGACGCGCTGATTCTGGACAACGACATGCACTATCCCCGGAGCGGCGCCAGGTGGGGATCAACCCTGGGACAGCCCGAACAGGGACAACCCATTTCCATCGGGGAAGGATGCTTCATCGGCGCCAGGGCCACCATCTTGAAAGGAGTCACCATCGGCTCCGGTTCCGTAGTCGCCGCAGGAGCCGTCGTCACCCGGGATGTGCCTCCCGGCTGCCTGGCCATCGGAAATCCCGCAGTAAATAAACCGCTCCCCGAACGTCTCAAACATCCCCGGGAAACACAAAAAGCCATCTGCCCTTGAGCATTTCCCCTGCCTGCCTCAGGGGGCTCCAAAGGCAGACTCTTTCATGACACCGCAAAATCCTACAATTTTATTACCCTCATCCCGGGAACATTGGATTGACATATCCCGATTCCTCGCGGCATGCCTGATTGTATGCGTCCACGCGCCGGCCTTCTCTTTCGCCAGCCTGTTCCAGCTTCCGGTTTTCAACGGCCGCGTGGCATTTTTCCTGATTCTGGCAGGCTATTTCATGGGCCGGAATAATTCCTGGAACAAAGCGTTCAAACGGGGTTATACGCTTCTCATTCCCTTTCTGTTCTGGAATATAGTCATCTCTTTCCTCCATCCGGGAATCATGAATATGGGACTGCCGGAATACTTATGCAACCTTGCAGGCTTCCGCTCCCTTTTCACTCCCGATTTTATTCCTCTTTCCATCAATGGATTGACGGGAGAACCCTTTTCCCCTCCCACATGGTTTTTGAGGGATATCATTCTCTGTTCCCTCATTTCCCCCATCCTGCTGAAATTGAAATATCCGGTTTTTGTCCTGATCCTGATCTGCTTCAGCACGGACTGGCTCCAATACCCCGTGCCGGCCAACAAGATTACCCTTGCTCCATCCACCGTCTCCCTGTTCAGTCTGGGCCTTTTCCTGTCTTCCATCAAACTGGCTGAAGTAAAACACGTTTACAAAAATTCCTTTACTCCCCTCGTTCTGCTCGCCGTAGGAACCGGGTTTCTGCTCAGCATCACCAATTACTTGAGCGTTTGCCAGAATAACCCGGAATGGAACATGCACAAAATACTGGCATCCTATGGAGTATGGAATATCTCCTGGCCGGCTGTCCGTTTGAATTCCCTCTGCCCAGTCTTCGGGGCGCTTCTTCTCATGACCCTTGGAATCTGGCTGGAAAAGAAAATTCCCGTTGCCAGAAAGCTGTCCAACTATGCTCCCGCCTGTTTCCTGATATTCGTTCTTCATTATCCTTTGATCATGCTGATCCCCTCCCACATCTGGAAACAATCCTTTTTCGCTCCCTTTGTATTAATACCGGCCATCATTTTCCTGATCGTCGCATTCTATCTTTTCCTGAGAAAATTCTTCCCGGCCTGCCTGCCCTACGTCGCCAACGACCGCATCACCCATGTTCCCAAAAAAAATTAAGGCCTGTATCCTCTTTCTTCTTTTAACCGTTCCGGCCGCATTAGGCGCCGTCTGGTGCGCCAAACACGCCTACCGCTACCATTTGGCTGTCCATCCCCTTCCCTATTCCCCGGAACAGGGCGCCCTGCTGGAAAAACACCGGCAGGACAAACGCAATGCCCGGCTGAATCCCCATGCCCCCGTGTTGTTCCTGGGTTCCTCCACCATGGAATTCTGGCTGAAAGAAGGGAAACATTCCTGGGAAACCTGGTTTTCCCCTCTGGGATGCCTCAACCTGGGAACCAGGAGCGAGACCACGGGCAACCTGCTCTGGCGCCTCAATGACGGCCTGACAAGCCCGCTGGCGCCCAGAATCATCGTCCTGTATTCGGGAGTCAACAATCTGGGAGTACAAAAAAGCCTGGGATGGACGGCTTTTCAGGGAAACGTGGCCATCGTCAAAAAAATCAGGGAGATTTACAGCCCGGAAACGACCGCCATCATTGTCATTCCCCCGCTCATCGCACAAAAAGGGTCGCGCATGGAAACCTTCAGGAATTGTCTGCTGCAACACGACTTTGGAGAAAATGTCCATGTCCTCCCCCTCCATTTCTTCCTTCCGGGAAAAGACGCCAGCCTTTATACTTGGGACGGCCTCCATCTCAACGCCCTGGGATATGAAGCCATTTCGCCTCCGCTTTTCCGCTTCCTCCAACAGCTTTTAAGCAGGAGCAGCTTTTAGGGCTTCACAGGAACAACAAACTTTATCCGCCATTACTCCACGTGATGATTGAATCTTCTCCACCCCATCAGGCAACACTTCCCATGACCCTGTTTCTGGCAGGTCCCACCGGATCGGGCAAATCCGCGGTAGCCGTGGAACTGGCGGAGATGCTGGACGCAGAAATCGTCAGTTCCGACGCTTACCAGGTGTACCGGGAGCTGCCCATCCTGACGGCGGCGCCTTCCCCGGCAGACCGGGAACGGGTCCCCCACCACATGGTTTCCATCATTCCGGTCCAAAAGAACTGGAATGCCACGGAACACTACCACCGCGCCATGCGCTGCATGGAAGAAATTCACGCACGCGGAAAAATCGCCATCGTCACGGGCGGTTCCGGCCTGTACTTCAAATTCCTCTCCCACGGCCTGTCGGAAGCGCCGCCGGGGGACGCTGCTCTCCGCGCCGCTTTCGCGAACTGTTCCACGGAAGCGCTATACGCCAGACTCTCTTCCCTGGATCCGGAAGGAGCGGCCTCGACGGATGCCTCCAACCGGCGTTATGTGGAACGCAATCTGGAAATCGTCCTTGCCGGAGGAAAACCTCTTTCCTTCTGGAAGAGGAACTGGTTGACCCCGCCGCGCGGGCCCGGCTGGGTCATCAGCAGGGATGTTCCTGAACTGGACGAAAGAATAGCCCACCGTGCCGCACGCATGATGCAGGAGGGGGCCGTGGAGGAAACGGCTTCCCTCGGCCCATGCTCCGCCACAGCGGAACGCACCCTGGGCCTGGCGTTGATACGAAGCATGCTGCGCGGGGAAATCTCCCGTGAAAACTGCCAGGGCCAGCTGGCCCTCGCCACCCGGCAATACGCCAAACGGCAGCGCACCTGGCTGAAACGCGAACAATGGCTCCGGAAACTTCCGGCTTCCCCTTCCGACTCTCCCCGGGCTCTTGCAGAACGCATCATGGAAGAACTGGGGCATTAATCCCTCTTCACACGGCGGTAAATATCCAAGTTCGTCACTTCTCTGAAAAAGGATCGTTCCCGGCAATATTCCGTACTTAGCAAATCCCGCATAGCCCTCAGGGAGGGAGATTCCGTGTTGTCCGGCTTGAAGTATTCTCCCGCTATCACCACATAGTCTATCTTTCCGCGGCGGATTTCCTGATACTG encodes the following:
- a CDS encoding GDSL-type esterase/lipase family protein, with protein sequence MFPKKIKACILFLLLTVPAALGAVWCAKHAYRYHLAVHPLPYSPEQGALLEKHRQDKRNARLNPHAPVLFLGSSTMEFWLKEGKHSWETWFSPLGCLNLGTRSETTGNLLWRLNDGLTSPLAPRIIVLYSGVNNLGVQKSLGWTAFQGNVAIVKKIREIYSPETTAIIVIPPLIAQKGSRMETFRNCLLQHDFGENVHVLPLHFFLPGKDASLYTWDGLHLNALGYEAISPPLFRFLQQLLSRSSF
- the miaA gene encoding tRNA (adenosine(37)-N6)-dimethylallyltransferase MiaA — encoded protein: MTLFLAGPTGSGKSAVAVELAEMLDAEIVSSDAYQVYRELPILTAAPSPADRERVPHHMVSIIPVQKNWNATEHYHRAMRCMEEIHARGKIAIVTGGSGLYFKFLSHGLSEAPPGDAALRAAFANCSTEALYARLSSLDPEGAASTDASNRRYVERNLEIVLAGGKPLSFWKRNWLTPPRGPGWVISRDVPELDERIAHRAARMMQEGAVEETASLGPCSATAERTLGLALIRSMLRGEISRENCQGQLALATRQYAKRQRTWLKREQWLRKLPASPSDSPRALAERIMEELGH
- a CDS encoding acyltransferase family protein → MTPQNPTILLPSSREHWIDISRFLAACLIVCVHAPAFSFASLFQLPVFNGRVAFFLILAGYFMGRNNSWNKAFKRGYTLLIPFLFWNIVISFLHPGIMNMGLPEYLCNLAGFRSLFTPDFIPLSINGLTGEPFSPPTWFLRDIILCSLISPILLKLKYPVFVLILICFSTDWLQYPVPANKITLAPSTVSLFSLGLFLSSIKLAEVKHVYKNSFTPLVLLAVGTGFLLSITNYLSVCQNNPEWNMHKILASYGVWNISWPAVRLNSLCPVFGALLLMTLGIWLEKKIPVARKLSNYAPACFLIFVLHYPLIMLIPSHIWKQSFFAPFVLIPAIIFLIVAFYLFLRKFFPACLPYVANDRITHVPKKN
- a CDS encoding acyltransferase gives rise to the protein MKLFLIHLLSGIGRLLLRLRGVRTGTGIILSGFPLIKKFPGASITIGNGVTIHSLTRMNPVLSHHTCLAALSNQASIILEDGCGISGATLVCVNGIRIGRHTLIGADALILDNDMHYPRSGARWGSTLGQPEQGQPISIGEGCFIGARATILKGVTIGSGSVVAAGAVVTRDVPPGCLAIGNPAVNKPLPERLKHPRETQKAICP